The proteins below come from a single Cannabis sativa cultivar Pink pepper isolate KNU-18-1 chromosome 3, ASM2916894v1, whole genome shotgun sequence genomic window:
- the LOC115708660 gene encoding signal peptidase complex subunit 1-like, with product MDWQGQKLAEQLMQILLLASAVVGFGAGYVMGSFQMMILIYAGGVVLTTLVTIPNWPFFNRHPLKWLDPSESEKHPKPQRQQPVISKKKSKK from the coding sequence ATGGATTGGCAAGGGCAAAAGCTAGCAGAGCAACTGATGCAGATTTTACTATTAGCATCAGCAGTGGTGGGATTTGGAGCTGGTTATGTGATGGGCTCGTTCCAGATGATGATTCTCATTTATGCAGGCGGTGTGGTTCTCACCACATTGGTCACTATCCCAAATTGGCCCTTCTTCAATCGCCACCCTTTGAAGTGGTTAGACCCTAGTGAAAGCGAAAAGCACCCCAAGCCACAAAGGCAGCAACCTGTGATTTCAAAGAAGAAATCTAAGAAATAA
- the LOC115711097 gene encoding zeatin O-glucosyltransferase, which translates to METIAALKLNDSSTSSLVVVMVPFLAQSHLNQLLQFANVVSSYDIPVHYISSTLHISQVKSRASNPIHQLTKIHFHDYPLPFSSSSLSLSDDDESCFTAKFIENWFPLFEASPHLRQPIFDLLQSLSQSTKRLVVIHDVMMASVVQDVVRIPNGEAYSFNCISVFANFVYGSLSFGRNDVVPIKNIPPLESCFPAVMKDFLEKEMKVVRYQNGEIFNSCKAIEGTFLQSLVNDIGVENNKVWAVGPLHQITIMTNNKDKWLLEWLDKQEPNSVLYISFGTTPVFLDEEIKEIAIGLELSGVKFIWALREGDKFDVLGSNEEGEGPQVPDGFEERMKGMGIVVREWVSQVEILRHKSIGGFMSHCGWNSCVESISMGVPLATWPLHSDQPINALFITQVLKVGVAVMEWEQRDEVVSSSMISRAVRTLMASNEGGEMRKRAEKLGAEVRKSTEEEGVTRMEWDSFIAHITR; encoded by the coding sequence ATGGAGACTATTGCAGCCTTGAAATTGAAtgattcatcaacatcatcactTGTGGTTGTAATGGTTCCATTCTTAGCTCAAAGCCATTTGAACCAACTCCTTCAATTTGCCAATGTCGTTTCCTCATACGACATTCCAGTCCACTACATTAGCTCAACTCTTCACATCTCTCAAGTCAAGTCTCGAGCCTCAAACCCAATTCACCAACTTACCAAAATCCATTTCCATGATTACCCACttccattttcatcatcatcattatcattatCGGATGATGACGAGTCCTGCTTTACAGCCAAGTTCATcgaaaattggtttcctttatTCGAAGCCTCACCACACCTTCGCCAACCGATTTTTGATCTTCTCCAATCACTGTCTCAATCCACAAAACGACTTGTCGTTATTCATGATGTTATGATGGCTTCGGTGGTTCAAGATGTCGTTCGTATCCCAAACGGAGAAGCCTACTCATTCAATTGCATCTCTGTTTTTGCTAACTTCGTATATGGGTCTCTCTCCTTTGGACGAAACGACGTCGTCCCAATAAAGAATATACCTCCTTTGGAATCATGTTTTCCTGCTGTGATGAAGGATTTTTTGGAGAAAGAGATGAAGGTGGTGAGATATCAAAATGGAGAGATTTTCAATAGTTGTAAAGCTATTGAAGGAACTTTTCTACAAAGTCTTGTAAATGACATTGGTGTGGAGAACAACAAGGTTTGGGCTGTTGGGCCTTTACACCAAATCACAATTATGACTAATAATAAGGACAAGTGGTTATTGGAATGGTTGGACAAACAAGAGCCAAATAGTGTGTTGTATATTTCTTTTGGAACCACACCTGTTTTTTTAGATGAAGAGATTAAGGAGATTGCAATTGGGTTAGAGCTAAGTGGGGTTAAGTTTATATGGGCATTGAGAGAAGGAGATAAATTTGATGTTTTAGGTAGTAATGAAGAAGGTGAAGGACCCCAAGTTCCAGATGGGTTTGAGGAAAGAATGAAGGGAATGGGAATTGTGGTGAGGGAATGGGTGTCCCAAGTGGAGATTTTGAGGCACAAATCAATAGGTGGGTTTATGAGTCATTGTGGATGGAATTCTTGTGTGGAGAGTATAAGTATGGGAGTGCCTTTAGCAACTTGGCCATTGCATTCAGATCAACCTATTAATGCTCTGTTTATCACACAAGTGTTGAAAGTGGGTGTGGCTGTTATGGAATGGGAGCAGAGAGATGAGGTTGTGAGTTCATCCATGATTAGCAGAGCTGTTAGGACATTAATGGCTTCAAATGAAGGTGGTGAGATGAGAAAGAGGGCTGAGAAATTGGGTGCTGAAGTTAGAAAGTCTACTGAAGAAGAAGGTGTCACTCGTATGGAATGGGATTCTTTCATTGCTCATATCACTAGATAG
- the LOC133035868 gene encoding protein FAR1-RELATED SEQUENCE 5-like, with protein MTNEYNKPLTVLIGVNHHFNTCIFGFALLLHEKLPSYSWLLQKFLECHRDKKPSVVVTDQDAAMKQAIVEHMPDVTHRLCAWHLNTNASKKVKDPIFLKTFKDLMYNYYEEEEFEARWLDVIQTQQLTDNEWCQTTFESRQQWAETYLRGSFVAGMRTTQRCESINSALKKFLEKNYCLREFVTTIDMTVSKLRHNETANDFKSRCTRPHPPNPTCLTTYYNQCAEFYTRTMYHKVAEQLDLENNYFVLTQEQEGEWQIFTIGKFQHPDVQYRVHYCEGRRALHSKSEDSYNRAKEELERLTLMFKEEFDLNSNPEGETPQPGRYRSNPNIIKDPEVVRTKGTGNTREGPNGEQIPRNSRHCRICRSSDHDYRRCPNRQHNTLDLVGQQPPNNQPKIDSFNDHSNAYFPEPPSSTQESYYGHSYN; from the exons ATGACGAATGAGTACAATAAGCCCCTCACTGTTCTCATTGGCGTCAACCACCATTTCAACACATGCATCTTCGGATTTGCTCTCCTCCTCCACGAGAAGCTTCCATCATATTCTTGGCTACTTCAAAAATTTCTAGAATGCCATCGAGATAAGAAGCCAAGTGTTGTAGTTACTGACCAAGATGCGGCCATGAAACAGGCTATCGTTGAACACATGCCTGATGTTACGCACCGTCTCTGCGCTTGGCATCTCAATACAAATGCTTCGAAAAAGGTTAAAGATCCGATCTTCTTAAAAACATTTAAGGATCTCATGTACAACTACTACGAGGAGGAAGAATTTGAAGCAAGATGGTTAGACGTCATCCAAACCCAACAACTAACAGATAATGAATGGTGTCAAACAACATTCGAGTCAAGACAACAATGGGCAGAAACGTATTTAAGGGGTTCATTCGTTGCAGGAATGAGAACCACACAACGTTGCGAATCCATCAACTCCGCTCTAAAAAAATTTTTAGAGAAGAATTATTGCTTGCGTGAATTTGTAACAACCATAGATATGACAGTCTCAAAGCTCAGACACAACGAGACTGCAAATGACTTCAAAAGTAGATGCACTCGACCTCACCCACCTAATCCTACATGCTTGACCACTTACTACAACCAATGTGctgaattctacacaagaaCTATGTACCACAAGGTTGCTGAGCAGCTTGATTTAGAGAATAACTATTTTGTCCTAACTCAAGAGCAAGAAGGAGAGTGGCAGATATTCACCATTGGAAAGTTCCAGCATCCGGACGTCCAATACCGAGTTCATTACTGTGAAGGCCGACGAGCACTGCACT CGAAATCAGAGGACTCGTACAACCGTGCAAAGGAAGAGCTTGAACGGCTAACTCTAATGTTCAAGGAAGAATTTGACTTGAATTCCAATCCGGAAGGAGAGACGCCACAACCTGGAAGATATCGTAGCAACCCCAACATTATTAAAGACCCCGAAGTTGTGAGAACAAAGGGTACGGGAAATACAAGGGAAGGACCAAACGGGGAGCAGAtcccaagaaactcaagacattGTCGCATTTGTCGCTCATCAGACCATGATTATCGACGGTGCCCAAATCGTCAACATAACACTTTGGATCTCGTGGGGCAACAACCTCCAAACAATCAACCAAAGATCGACTCATTCAATGACCACTCCAACGCGTATTTCCCGGAACCGCCTTCCTCCACACAAGAGTCTTACTATGGTCATTCTTATAACTAG